A DNA window from Kitasatospora atroaurantiaca contains the following coding sequences:
- a CDS encoding tyrosine-type recombinase/integrase: protein MAALAVVRDLREYRDPVSAEELEQFETDVLAGFVLARASAGLTDGTIRGDVGHLEQMRTWFGRPLWDMEPTDADAYFGRVLRGSPSGTRLARSQALTTYFMFLELRHKVEIHQMTGRVVECPIDEMNRPRGSKDAQLRIPPTEPEVGQLFTGWGGELATCRKFAPTARNYTAAKLMSQVGLRVNEACKLDLDDIKWNLGRFGKLHVRHGKGARGSGPRERMVPLINGADRTLRWFIEDVWGQFDDDHTRPGAPLFPSERKNTDGSARRVGDDALRDGLAAAVEAHLPLWTEKLTPHVLRHFCASELYQGGLDLIAIQEVLGHSWIATTMRYIHVQQTRVEDAWITGQQRAAKRLEGLLG from the coding sequence TTGGCGGCGCTGGCGGTGGTGCGGGACCTGCGCGAGTACCGGGATCCGGTCTCGGCGGAGGAGCTTGAGCAGTTCGAGACCGACGTGCTGGCCGGGTTCGTCTTGGCCCGGGCCTCGGCCGGGCTGACGGACGGCACGATTCGCGGCGACGTCGGGCACCTGGAGCAGATGCGGACGTGGTTCGGCCGTCCGCTGTGGGACATGGAGCCGACCGACGCGGACGCGTACTTCGGGCGGGTCCTGCGGGGCTCGCCCAGTGGTACCCGGCTGGCCCGCTCCCAGGCGCTGACCACGTACTTCATGTTCCTGGAGCTTCGGCACAAGGTCGAGATCCATCAGATGACCGGGCGCGTGGTCGAGTGCCCGATCGACGAGATGAACCGTCCGCGCGGCTCCAAGGACGCTCAACTGCGGATCCCGCCCACCGAGCCGGAGGTCGGTCAGCTATTCACGGGCTGGGGCGGTGAGCTCGCGACCTGCCGCAAGTTTGCTCCGACAGCCCGCAACTACACCGCCGCGAAGCTGATGTCGCAGGTCGGGTTGCGGGTGAACGAGGCGTGCAAGCTCGACCTGGACGACATCAAGTGGAACCTGGGCCGGTTCGGCAAGCTCCATGTCCGCCACGGCAAGGGCGCTCGTGGCTCGGGGCCACGTGAGCGAATGGTGCCGCTGATCAACGGCGCGGACCGGACGCTGCGGTGGTTCATCGAGGATGTGTGGGGCCAGTTCGACGACGACCACACCCGCCCCGGCGCCCCGCTGTTCCCGAGCGAGCGCAAGAACACCGACGGCTCCGCGCGCCGGGTCGGCGATGACGCCCTGCGTGATGGTCTGGCAGCGGCCGTCGAGGCCCATCTGCCGCTCTGGACAGAGAAGTTGACTCCCCACGTCCTGCGGCACTTCTGCGCGTCGGAGCTCTATCAGGGCGGCCTGGACCTCATCGCAATTCAGGAGGTTTTGGGACATTCATGGATCGCCACGACGATGCGATACATCCACGTCCAGCAGACCCGGGTCGAAGACGCCTGGATCACCGGGCAACAGCGGGCCGCGAAGCGACTGGAAGGACTCCTGGGATGA
- a CDS encoding IS110 family transposase, which yields MIYCGIDWAERTHDVALVDDDGKLLAKRHITDDAAGYKILLDLLAEHGDTEDIPIPVAIETSRGLLVAVLRTGKRQVYAINPMAAARYRDRHSVTRKKSDPGDALVLANILRTDRHAHRPLPQDSDLARAIAVLARAQQDAVWNRQQLANQLRSLLREYFPAAIDAFLHWQNGLCRPETRVLLELAPTPSRAARLSLAQLRSALKRAGRQRRIDADAERIREVLRADYAHQPPLVEDALGKQMLGLLRQLDAACTAADQLAEAVEEAFPQHPDAEVILSFPGLGTQLGARILAEIGDDHARFTTARGMKAYAGASPITRASGKKSSITRRWVKNDRLNHVGYLWAFASLTASPGAKAHYDRRREAGDWHAAAQRNLFNKMIGQLYCCLQKHILFDENLAFPTQLLEAA from the coding sequence TGGGCCGAGAGGACGCACGACGTCGCCCTGGTCGACGACGACGGCAAGCTCCTGGCCAAGCGCCACATCACCGACGACGCAGCCGGCTACAAGATCCTGCTGGACCTGCTCGCCGAGCACGGCGACACCGAGGACATCCCGATCCCGGTCGCCATCGAGACCTCCCGCGGCCTGCTCGTCGCGGTCCTTCGGACCGGGAAGCGCCAGGTCTACGCCATCAACCCGATGGCCGCCGCCCGCTACCGCGACCGCCACTCCGTGACCCGGAAGAAGTCCGACCCCGGCGACGCCCTCGTCCTGGCGAACATCCTCCGCACCGACCGGCACGCCCACCGGCCGCTGCCGCAGGACAGCGATCTCGCCCGCGCCATCGCCGTCCTCGCCCGCGCCCAGCAGGACGCCGTCTGGAACCGGCAGCAGCTCGCCAACCAGCTCCGCTCGCTCCTGCGCGAGTACTTCCCCGCCGCCATCGACGCCTTCCTGCACTGGCAGAACGGTCTTTGCCGCCCCGAGACCCGCGTCCTGCTGGAGCTTGCTCCCACGCCCTCGCGCGCGGCCCGGCTGTCGCTCGCGCAGCTGCGGTCAGCGCTCAAGCGCGCCGGCCGCCAACGCCGGATCGACGCCGACGCCGAGCGCATCCGCGAGGTCCTACGGGCCGACTACGCGCACCAGCCTCCGTTGGTCGAGGACGCGCTCGGCAAGCAGATGCTCGGCCTGTTGCGGCAGCTGGACGCCGCCTGCACGGCCGCTGACCAGCTCGCCGAGGCGGTGGAAGAGGCTTTCCCTCAGCATCCGGACGCCGAGGTGATCTTGAGCTTCCCCGGGCTCGGCACCCAGCTCGGCGCCCGGATCCTCGCTGAGATCGGGGACGACCACGCCCGCTTCACCACCGCCCGCGGGATGAAGGCCTACGCCGGCGCGTCCCCCATCACCAGGGCGTCCGGCAAGAAGTCCAGCATCACCAGACGCTGGGTGAAGAACGATCGGCTCAACCACGTCGGCTACCTCTGGGCCTTCGCCTCACTGACCGCCTCGCCCGGGGCCAAAGCCCATTACGACCGACGGCGCGAGGCCGGGGACTGGCACGCCGCGGCTCAGAGAAACCTCTTCAACAAGATGATCGGCCAGCTCTACTGCTGTCTCCAGAAGCACATCCTGTTCGACGAGAACCTCGCCTTCCCCACACAACTTCTCGAAGCTGCTTGA
- the tnpA gene encoding IS200/IS605 family transposase, translating to MSPRWEPDPDVRRGNHVVHNLHAHLVFVTRYRREIFDDAMLTRCEEIMRDVCESFGAELREFNGEGDHVHLLVHYPPKVAISKLVNSLKGVSSRYLRAEYTGRINRIGIGPVFWSPSYFAGSCAGAPLSIVKKYIENQKRPT from the coding sequence ATGTCACCACGCTGGGAACCAGATCCCGATGTTCGCAGGGGAAACCATGTCGTCCACAATCTGCACGCACACTTGGTGTTCGTCACCAGGTACCGGCGTGAGATCTTCGATGACGCCATGCTGACGCGCTGCGAGGAGATCATGCGGGACGTGTGCGAGAGCTTCGGCGCGGAGCTGCGCGAGTTCAACGGCGAAGGCGATCACGTCCACCTGCTGGTGCACTACCCGCCCAAGGTCGCCATCTCCAAACTGGTCAACTCCCTCAAGGGCGTCAGCTCCCGCTACCTCCGCGCGGAGTACACCGGCCGGATCAACCGGATCGGCATCGGGCCAGTGTTCTGGTCACCCTCGTACTTCGCCGGGTCCTGTGCCGGCGCACCGCTGAGCATCGTCAAGAAGTACATCGAGAACCAGAAGCGGCCTACCTGA